From Vanrija pseudolonga chromosome 1, complete sequence, a single genomic window includes:
- the NDC80 gene encoding putative kinetochore protein NDC80, whose amino-acid sequence MDYRRRTLASDGPAGNAVNPYSSLPVPSSAIKRPASRSGNAGGARMSMAGSLSNHSRPSLMNSGQELPMSKRRSIAPSGRGPGDVNSLPSASRGDAGMYGRTPQAARNLANTRRSSIFASAGGRSSIMPSYSSTSVKDTRPIRDATFRTESAQNIQSYLLQHGSQVELSAKWNVSPTQREFQNLFRFLADSLIGPGFPWGKKFDDDCLAILRDLRYPAMETVSKTALAAPGGYQNWPNLLAMLSWMVELCKAQDHWHDPEIVSDPLLWQANELPLDYPQLEDRLLWDFSSKMYKEWFDGVTDDDFSHGERELEEAFERITLASGEECERLETEVNKRDVELRQLQAQEPPLKRIEDEYLQLMSDKTKFIAFIDLHRQKADKLKQGNAKARSVVQEHARNITSAKAELQEAEAAVAAQNLSPDEVNRMNHERETLSRHLDELRTKIVEASKAAYDQEMLVTKSMDRFEQLLQDYEALSHQIGTTTSVSDPFQHPELPDINFSIDIDLGAESLNDIQESGRSTMQAIRPALQQYCETFRRQASEFQDDAIALEEQHERIAQEVELEKEELSRREERLNFVHEQAEEAKSQLQAETIETNRTVAKLETEVTAMSTASQQGVLASRSHLEGKRIAFKELRHRTQQQQEHVIQQLMGHIDVIIKAKDHTANSLSGVRSFAEAQ is encoded by the exons ATGGACTATCGCCGTCGAACGTTGGCATCGGATGGGCCAGCGGGTAACGCTGTAAACCCTTATTCATCACTTCCCGTACCAAGTTCAGCAATCAAGCGACCAGCCTCTCGCAGTGGAAATGCGGGCGGCGCAAGGATGTCCATGGCCGGTTCCTTGTCCAACCACTCTCGTCCTTCCCTCATGAATAGCGGACAAGAACTGCCCATGTCGAAGCGAAGGAGCATTGCACCGTCAGGTCGCGGTCCCGGAGACGTCAATTCGCTTCCGAGTGCTTCTCGTGGAGATGCAGGAATGTATGGCCGAACCCCCCAGGCAGCGCGCAACTTGGCCAA CACTCGCCGATCGTCGATATTCGCATCGGCCGGAGGCAGGTCATCCATCATGCCGTCGTATTCATCGACTAGCGTCAAAGACACCAGGCCTATCCGAGACGCGACATTTAGGACCGAGTCGGCTCAGAACATCCAGAGCTATCTGCTGCAGCATGGTTCTCAGGTTGAGCTGTCGGCCAAATGGAACGTATCTCCCACTCAGCGAGAGTTCCAAAACCTGTTCCGCTTCCTAGCCGACAGTCTTATCGGACCAGGATTTCCTTGGGGCAAGAAGTTTGACGACGACTGTTTGGCTATCCTACGTGATCTCCGATACCCGGCCATGGAGACTGTCAGCAAGACGGCACTGGCTGCTCCAGGTGGTTATCAGAATTGGCCAAACCTACTGGCCATGCTGAGCTGGATGGTCGAGCTATGCAAG GCTCAAGACCATTGGCATGATCCTGAGATCGTTTCAGACCCTCTTCTTTGGCAAGCAAATGAGTTGCCTCTGGACTACCCGCAACTGGAAGATCGGCTTCTTTGGGACTTCTCTTCCAAGATGTACAAGGAATGGTTTGATGGCGTgacggacgacgacttcTCGCACGGTGAACGAGAGCTGGAGGAGGCGTTTG AACGTATCACTCTGGCTTCGGGTGAAGAGTGTGAGCGACTGGAGACGGAAGTCAACAAGCGGGATGTCGAACTACGTCAGCTCCAGGCGCAGGAG CCGCCTCTTAAGCGGATTGAAGACGAATACCTTCAACTTATGAGCGACAAAACGAAGTTCATTGCTTTCATTGATCTTCATCGACAGAAGGCCGACAAGCTGAAGCAAGGCAACGCCAAGGCTCGATCCGTGGTCCAAGAGCATG CCCGCAACATTACAAGTGCCAAGGCGGAACTTCAGGAGGCTGAAGCGGCGGTTGCTGCCCAAAACCTCTCACCAGACGAAGTCAACAGGATGAACCACGAGAGGGAAACGTTGTCTCGACACCTAGACGAGCTTCGTACAAAGATTGTCGAAGCCAGCAAGGCCGCGTACGACCAAGAGATGCTTGTCACAAAGTCCATGGACCGGTTTGAACAGCTTCTTCAAGACTACGAGGCACTCAGTCATCAGATTGGGACAACAACTTCAGTCTCTGATCCGTTCCAGCACCCGGAGCTGCCAGACATCAACTTCTCCATCGACATCGATCTTGGGGCGGAGAGCCTGAACGACATCCAGGAAAGTGGCCGATCGACAATGCAAGCCATCCGCCCCGCGCTCCAGCAATACTGCGAGACCTTTCGAAGACAGGCAAGCGAGTTTCAGGATGATGCCATTGCCCTTGAAGAGCAGCACGAACGCATCGCACAGGAGGTCGAACTCGAAAAGGAGGAACTGTCACGTCGGGAAGAGAGGCTTAATTTTGTGCATGAGCAAGCCGAGGAGGCAAAGAGC CAACTGCAAGCCGAAACCATTGAGACCAACAGGACTGTTGCCAAGCTTGAGACCGAGGTGACCGCCATGTCAACCGCAAGCCAGCAAGGCGTGTTGGCAAGCCGTTCACATCTTGAAGGGAAGCGAATTGC ATTCAAAGAGCTTCGACACCGAACTCAGCAGCAACAGGAACATGTCATCCAACAGCTTATGGGACATATTGATGTGATcatcaaggccaaggaccACACGGCGAACAGTTTGAGCGGAGTCCGCAGCTTCGCAGAAGCGCAGTAG
- the KRE6_3 gene encoding Beta-glucan synthesis-associated protein KRE6, which yields MAAPPQSPTIDYSKQTNRRYGPTASSAPVPSTASLLGGAGGGGQPPAAGAQRSSMRSSMRSSMGPRNPNQAAGDGWGWNDPEADDYLHNPDPKRDRKNDRGGSVFTARGVINVGCLFLLFICLITLFAGYPIITHYTEPSQSTNGAYNLGGINATGQVPAIVGFPPLIDPDTPQNVYSRVGFDNQQYNLVFSDEFNKDGRTFYPGDDPYWQAVDLEWYDPSAITTEGGNLKITMSQQPLHDLQFQSGMLQSWNQLCFQYSYYMEVRVSLPGSNRVAGFWPGIWTMGNLGRPGYGATTDGVWPYTYDSCDVGTAPNQTYNGLPRAALTTGTDDGSLSYASLPGQRLSSCTCRGEDHPGPTVNTGRGAPEIDVIEAQISGTVGQMSQSVQVAPFDDFYQFNNRSNAVEIYNSDVTLWNTYLGGVFQQAVSGLTSVDSSVYQATSGRFNIYGVEVFSDPKNRGAGHITWVSSGVKTWTMYPAAVGPNDRVSIGQRLISEEPMAMILNFGMSNGFQSVDLGNLKFPAQMLVDYVRVYQRKEGVLGCDPADHPTSAYIAKHPEAYSNPNLTTWAQAGNKFPKNSFLGQC from the exons ATGGCAGCCCCTCCCCAGAGCCCCACCATCGACTACTCAAAG CAAACCAACCGCAGATATGGACCGACAGCATCTTCCGCGCCCGTGCCATCAACTGCTTCACTGCttggtggtgccggtggtggaggtcaaccccccgccgctggcgcgcaACGATCTTCAATGCGATCTTCCATGAGATCGTCCATGGGTCCTCGTAACCCAAACCAGGCCGCAGGGGACGGATGGGGATGGAATGATCCTGAAGCAGATGACTATCTCCATAACCCAGACCCAAAGCGTGATCGCAAA AACGACCGCGGAGGCTCCGTCTTCACTGCTCGAGGTGTCATCAACGTGGGATGCCTCTTCCTGCTGTTCATTTGCTTGATCACCCTATTTGCTGGGTACCCCATCATCACCCACTACACCGAGCCTTCCCAGTCCACCAATGGGGCATACAACCTCGGAGGGATAAACGCGACTGGCCAAGTTCCGGCCATCGTTGGCTTCCCTCCTCTTATCGACCCCGATACTCCGCAGAACGTCTATTCTCGTGTCGGATTCGACAACCAGCAGTACAACCTCGTTTTCTCTGACGAGTTCAACAAGGACGGAAGGACCTTCTATCCCGGCGATGACCCTTACTGGCAGGCAGT TGACCTTGAGTGGTACGACCCGTCGGCAATCACGACAGAAGGCGGAAACCTGAAGATCACCATGTCACAACAGCCACTCCACGACCTCCAGTTCCAATCCGGTATGCTTCAGTCGTGGAACCAACTTTGCTTCCAGTACAGCTACTACATGGAAGTCCGCGTGTCGTTGCCAGGCAGCAACAGGGTGGCAGGCTTTTGGCCTGGCATTTGGACCATGGGCAACCTTGGACGACCCGGTTATGGCGCAACGACGGACGGCGTCTGGCCTTACACGTATGACTCGTGCGATGTCGGCACAGCCCCGAATCAGACCTATAACGGTCTTCCGCGAGCGGCTCTCACGACTGGCACCGATGACGGCTCACTTTCATA TGCCAGCCTCCCTGGCCAACGGTTGTCTTCATGTACTTGCAGAGGAGAAGACCACCCAGGCCCAACCGTCAACACGGGTCGGGGAGCTCCCGAAATCGACGTCATCGAG GCTCAAATCTCCGGCACTGTTGGCCAGATGTCGCAATCCGTCCAAGTCGCTCCATTTGATGACTTCTATCAATTCAACAACCGGTCAAATGCGGTCGAGATCTACAACTCGGACGTCACGCTTTGGAACACATACCTCGGTGGTGTTTTCCAACAGGCCGTCTCAGGCCTCACCAGTGTCGACAGCTCAGTGTATCAGGCGACTAGTGGGCGATTCAACATCTATG GCGTGGAAGTCTTCTCCGATCCTAAGAACCGAGGCGCTGGCCACATCACTTGGGTGTCCAGCGGCGTGAAGACTTGGACCATGTATCCAGCAGCTGTTGGCCCCAACGACCGAGTCAGCATTGGCCAGCGTTTGATTTCCGAGGAGCCTATGGCAATG ATTCTCAACTTCGGCATGTCGAACGGCTTCCAGTCAGTGGACCTGGGTAATCTCAAATTCCCGGCCCAAATGCTCGTCGACTATGTGCGGGTATACCAGCGCAAGGAGGGAGTACTGGGGTGCGATCCGGCTGATCACCCAACTTCGGCCTACATCGCGAAGCACCCCGAGGCTTACAGCAACCCCAACCTCACGACTTGGGCGCAGGCCGGTAACAAGTTCCCT AAAAACAGTTTCCTTGGCCAGTGCTAG
- the ATG7 gene encoding Ubiquitin-like modifier-activating enzyme ATG7 gives MTVDTKEIDMEADLNKAESLRQSAPEQAEALYRSVLSRKAVDEDELKDQETALLKLGALFRDTNKPESLAQLVVESRQFMSQIAKAKTAKLIRALIDFFPPSARDLQMKVTGENIEWARKEKRVFLRQSLEIKLVALHIDAQNYRKALSMTEDLLKELKQLDDKIILTEVFLLESRAAHAIQNLPRAKAALTSARTTANSIYCPPLLQAQLDLQAGALNADDKDYKTAYSYFFEAFEGFTQVDESDPRSLSSLKYMLLCKIMMGLPEDVTSLLLMKSASRYAGKDLDAMKATAQAQKERSLELFKATLKKYQDQLQKDNLIRSHLAALYDTLLEQNLLRVIEPYSSVELSWISHEVGQGRDVVELKLSQMILDQVFFGVLNEKAGTLEVFDEPQGEGLLSGALETMKQMGSVIQALYEKYHSWLTFGPAKAESVGIPTSTNIARSMAPLQFQPLASQPTPEFWSSLTSLKLDKLRLDDSEIPIHAWLDEGRQIVNANRLTGKVSGDDVAVDGSVLLDESAFTQTSTRPSPSATLLRGVFKNYNTIEDFRSPQKKKELFDNTVTSILQSFETDEPQLDGFVLVAFADLKKYTYHYWFAFPVLVSKPAWQVEGSFDLLSDDDTRQFRRGIGSSSVVIAKGPPGHREFTTVSRAKEFFGDADDEERFVIFRDSSAQSEHPGWYLRNVLYYLQAHQGVTRVNVVCLRQGPASRVGKLFTETFMAPNIRPQAVGWERDATGRLASRVANLGPMMDPTRLAEQAVDLNLKLMRWRILPSLDLEKVASTKCLLLGAGTLGCYVARVLMGWGVRNITFVDSARVSYSNPVRQPLFQFEDCLEGGKPKAQCAADRLRQIFPAINATAHEFMIPMPGHPVAADGDEATAANVAKLTQLVDEHDAIFLLMDSRESRWLPTLLAASSGKIVVNAALGFDSYLVMRHGTSPLGQASQRLGCYFCNDIVAPTDSLTDRTLDQMCTVTRPGIAPIAAAAAVELLVSTVQHPLGVSAPAERSSSDGRVTASPLGPVPHQIRGMLSQWNTVLVEGSAYDRCTACSATVVKAYQEQGFSFLRRAFNETGFLESVTGLDKLYAESEAILDSVDWEEDSDEGL, from the exons ATGACAGTCGACACGAAGGAGATCGATATGGAGGCAGACCTCAACAAGGCAGAGTCCCTTCGCCAGTCGGCCCCAGAGCAAGCCGAAGCTCTGTACAGATCAGTCCTGAGCAGGAAGGCAG TTGATGAGGATGAGCTCAAGGATCAGGAGACGGCTCTGCTAAAGCTCGGCGCCCTGTTTCGTGATACAAA CAAGCCTGAATCGCTCGCACAACTCGTTGTGGAGTCGCGGCAGTTCATGTCCCAGATTGCCAAGGCGAAGACAGCCAAGCTCA TTCGCGCCTTGATCGACTTCTTTCCACCATCCGCTCGTGATCTTCAAATGAAGGTAACTGGAGAGAACATTGAGTGGGCCCGGAAGGAGAAGCGTGTCTTCTTGCGCCAGAGTCTCGAGATCAAGCTGGTTGCCTT GCACATCGATGCTCAGAACTATCGCAAGGCCCTGTCGATGACTGAGGATTTGCTCAAGGAGCTGAAGCAACTCGACGACAAGATCATTCTGACCGAGGTCTTCTTGCTGGAATCGCGAGCAGCCCACGCCATTCAGAATCTTCCCAGGGCCAAG GCGGCCTTGACGTCTGCGCGTACGACTGCCAACTCCATCTACTGCCCTCCACTCCTTCAAGCCCAGCTGGATCTCCAGGCCGGAGCCCTCAATGCGGATGACAAGGACTACAAGACTGCGTACTCGTACTTCTTCGAGGCGTTCGAGGGGTTCACTCAGGTAGACGAGTCTGACCCTCGCTCGTTGAGTTCTCTCAAGTACATGCTGCTGTGCAAGATTATGATGGGATTG CCCGAAGATGTCACTTCACTGCTCCTGATGAAGTCGGCGAGTCGCTACGCTGGCAAGGATCTCGATGCCATGAAGGCCACCGCCCAAGCCCAGAAGGAACGAAGCCTCGAGCTGTTCAAGGCCACTCTCAAGAAGTACCAGGACC AGCTTCAAAAGGATAACCTGATTCGCTCCCACCTTGCGGCGCTCTACGACACCCTGCTGGAGCAGAACCTCCTCCGCGTCATTGAGCCCTACTCATCTGTGGAGCTCTCCTGGATTTCCCACGAGGTCGGACAAGGTCGCGATGTCGTGGAGCTCAA GCTGAGCCAGATGATCCTTGACCAGGTCTTCTTTGGTGTCCTCAACGAGAAGGCTGGTACTTTGGAGGTGTTTGACGAGCCTCAAGGAGAG GGCTTGCTGTCGGGCGCACTCGAGACGATGAAGCAGATGGGCAGTGTGATCCAGGCTCTGTATGAGAAG TACCACTCTTGGTTAACTTTTGGTCCTGCCAAGGCAGAAAGCGTTGGAATCCCCACCTCAACCAACATTGCGCGCAGCATGGCACCCCTTCAGTTCCAGCCCCTGGCCTCTCAACCCACTCCAGAGTTTTGGTCATCCTTGACCTCGCTCAAACTAGACAAGCTTCGACTGGACGACTCGGAGATACCAATTCATGCTTGGCTTGACGAGGGACGCCAAATCGTCAATGCCAATAGGCTCACTGGAAAGGTATCTGGGGACGATGTTGCCGTCGACGGAAGTGTCCTCCTGGATGAATCGGCTTTCACACAAACTTCCACTAG ACCGTCCCCCTCTGCCACTTTACTCCGCGGTGTGTTCAAGAATTACAACACGATCGAGGACTTTCGGTCGCcgcagaagaagaaggagctcTTTGACAACACGGTGACATCA ATCCTTCAGTCTTTCGAGACAGACGAGCCCCAGCTCGATGGCtttgtcctcgtcgccttcgCTGATCTTAAGAAGTACACCTATCACTATTGGTTTGCTTTCCCGGTGCTAGTCTCGAAACCGGCCTGGCAGGTGGAGGGCAGCTTTGATCTTCTGTCGGACGAC GATACACGGCAGTTTCGGCGCGGCATCGGAAGCTCAAGCGTGGTGATTGCCAAAGGTCCCCCAGGTCATCGCGAATTTACTACCGTTTCGAGAGCCAAAGAGTTCTTTGGTGACGcagatgacgaggag CGGTTTGTCATCTTCCGCGATTCCTCAGCTCAATCCGAACACCCTGGCTGGTACCTCCGAAATGTTCTCTACTACCTACAAGCTCATCAAGGTGTCACTCGGGTCAATGTCGTCTGCCTCCGCCAAGGCCCAGCAAGTAGGGTTGGTAAACTCTTCACCGAAACCTTTATGGCTCCAAACATTCGTCCACAGGCGGTTGGCTGGGAGCGTGACGCAACTGGCAGGCTTGCGAGTCGAGTCGCCAATCTTGGGCCAATGATGGACCCAACGAG GCTAGCGGAACAGGCAGTCGATTTGAACCTCAAGCTCATGAGGTGGCGTATTCTCCCCAGCCTGGACCTTGAAAAGGTTGCCTCTACCAAATGTCTTCTGCTTGGTGCGGGCACACTTGGATGCTACGTAGCCCGTGTCCTCATG GGCTGGGGTGTCCGAAACATCACCTTTGTCGACTCTGCCCGCGTGTCATACTCGAACCCGGTACGGCAGCCTCTGTTCCAGTTTGAGGACTGTCTCGAGGGGGGCAAGCCGAAAGCGCAGTGTGCGGCCGACCGACTTCGACAAATCTTTCCTGCCATC AATGCCACTGCCCATGAGTTCATGATCCCGATGCCCGGACATCCGGTTGCCGCCGATGGTGACGAGGCAACTGCGGCCAATGTCGCAAAGCTGACACAGCTTGTCGATGAGCATGACgccatcttcctcctcatgGATTCTCGTGAATCCAGGTGGCTGCCTACTCTGCTAGCGGCGAGTTCTGGAAAGATTGTTGTCAACGCTGCACTGGGGTTTGACAGCTACCTTGTCATGAGGCATGGTACCTCCCCACTCGGCCAAGCTTCGCAGCGCTTGGGATGCTACTTCTGCAACGACATTGTTGCTCCAACGGAT TCACTCACCGACAGGACATTGGATCAAATGTGCACTGTCACGCGACCTGGCATTGCTCCAAttgcggctgcggccgcgGTAGAGCTGTTGGTTTCCACAGTTCAGCACCCATTGGG GGTATCTGCCCCAGCAGAGCGCTCCTCCTCTGATGGCAGGGTCACCGCCTCGCCACTGGGACCTGTCCCTCATCAGATTCGTGGCATGTTGAGCCAATGGAACACGGTGCTTGTCGAAGGCTCCGCGTATGATCGCTGTACCGCCTGCAGTGCCACA GTGGTGAAGGCGTATCAAGAGCAAGGATTCTCATTCCTTCGTCGGGCTTTCAATGAAACCGGGTTCCTTGAAAGTGTTACTGGGCTGGATAAACTTTACGCTGAGAGTGAAGCCATTCTGGACAGCGTGGATTGGGAGGAGGACAGCGATGAAGGGCTGTAG